The Sulfurospirillum halorespirans DSM 13726 genome has a window encoding:
- a CDS encoding FecR family protein translates to MSIQENIQHQARLWLSKESEGENLQTDSTFFAWIACDARHHEAFQDEKKLLQEVHALPQAFLDDLKREVRQTREVRNTKPLFLRYVAPLAVAACTLCVVYFTLFYDHITFSEQYVATTKVHNDIFLPDTSKIALDANTSIDVTYFKSKRLVKLSRGKAIFDVFPNQTAPFIIQTDRVNIKVLGTKFEVINFENILQVNVQEGKVEVSARDQNDKPIAFVTKGESLSFNPVTQRIDLQKINAQKVGEWQQGKYTFYQASLKEVFNEFAKHLDITVYLDTRVASLPISGNFDVHRLDAFLDALPLIHPVMIEKSATKIVIK, encoded by the coding sequence ATGTCGATCCAAGAAAATATACAGCATCAAGCACGCTTATGGCTCTCCAAGGAGAGCGAAGGCGAAAACCTTCAAACCGACTCAACCTTTTTCGCATGGATTGCCTGTGATGCGCGCCATCATGAAGCCTTTCAGGATGAAAAAAAGCTGCTGCAAGAGGTTCATGCACTGCCGCAAGCATTTTTGGATGATTTGAAACGTGAAGTGAGACAAACACGCGAAGTACGAAATACAAAACCCCTCTTTTTGCGCTACGTGGCACCGCTTGCCGTTGCCGCCTGTACGCTGTGCGTGGTTTATTTCACCCTTTTTTACGATCACATCACGTTTTCAGAGCAGTATGTTGCCACAACCAAAGTTCACAACGACATTTTCTTGCCTGACACGTCAAAAATTGCCCTCGATGCCAATACCAGCATCGACGTGACCTACTTTAAAAGCAAACGTTTGGTGAAATTGTCGCGTGGCAAAGCCATTTTCGATGTTTTTCCCAACCAGACGGCGCCTTTTATCATTCAAACGGACAGGGTGAACATCAAAGTGCTAGGCACCAAATTTGAGGTGATCAATTTTGAAAACATCCTTCAAGTCAATGTCCAAGAGGGAAAAGTGGAAGTTTCCGCACGTGATCAAAACGATAAGCCTATTGCATTCGTTACCAAAGGAGAAAGCCTTAGTTTCAATCCAGTGACACAACGTATCGATCTTCAAAAAATCAATGCCCAAAAAGTAGGAGAGTGGCAACAAGGAAAGTACACCTTTTACCAAGCAAGCCTCAAAGAGGTGTTTAACGAATTTGCCAAGCACCTTGACATCACGGTTTATTTAGACACTCGCGTTGCGTCCCTGCCCATAAGTGGCAATTTTGACGTGCACCGACTCGACGCTTTTTTAGACGCATTACCGCTTATTCATCCTGTGATGATCGAAAAAAGCGCCACTAAAATCGTCATCAAATAA
- a CDS encoding TonB-dependent siderophore receptor: protein MRLLKHSLVAHSAALLLAGSLYAGDGTYTITTTSLKEAIETLSEQSKLPYIMDMNILKGKKATPIKNVEGLEKALKLLLEGTGLEAVIKDSTIIVKQKDDANVALDAITIHAGSESAISEGTGSYTTKSMRTATKLNLSTRETPQSVTVLTDQKLEDLGVTSYQEMLSYVTGVSINRWDERIYPTARGFDVDYYLLDGMPTYTISDTTASDIDLSIYDRVEVVKGANGLMTGAGNPAVGLNFIRKHANSKEVKGEVEVSAGSWDAYSSTMDVSAPLNEEGNIRGRLVAKHEDKKSFMNGYEKTNDIVYGVVDMDLTETTYLSIAAEYQKLDRSGIRWGGLPAFYSDGTRTNFSRSQTVSEDWTYWNSETKALYLDFKQYLYNDISFNLAYSYRKLYSDTSLLYFGGTVDKDSGTGEGYVYRYVNDALYNEQNIDVYISAPFELANLNHEIIFGVMRNTSDMKYNKWGMDYPVSSLASPVMNLYAINVANPNLSMDYATTPDKTTQTGTYIAGKFSLMEDLKLVTGLRISDWKYKSDTGAGDKEFTNELTPYAGLIYDLNDNHSIYVSYTDIFKPQSYKDISGNYLDPIVGKNYETGIKGEYFDKRLNASLSVFRVEQDNVGEVTSQFVPGSTDYAYEAVDGVVSKGFEIDINGEITDNWNMGFGIANFEAKDADGNKISTKASRTMANLFTKYTIQKFGFGLGLNYRSKIYTGSGATEITQDAYILTNAMVSYDVDKHMKLQLNVNNIFDKEYYEGIGSDGMVYGSPRNATLSFKYTF from the coding sequence ATGCGCTTACTCAAACACTCTTTGGTAGCACACTCAGCTGCATTGCTTCTGGCGGGAAGCTTGTATGCAGGAGATGGCACGTACACCATCACGACAACGTCACTCAAAGAGGCGATCGAAACCCTCTCAGAGCAATCCAAACTGCCCTACATCATGGACATGAACATCCTTAAGGGCAAAAAAGCGACTCCGATTAAAAATGTCGAGGGATTGGAGAAAGCCTTGAAACTGCTTTTAGAAGGCACGGGACTTGAGGCGGTTATTAAAGATAGTACCATCATCGTTAAACAAAAAGACGATGCCAATGTCGCACTAGACGCGATTACGATTCATGCGGGAAGTGAATCAGCCATTAGCGAAGGAACGGGTTCGTACACAACCAAAAGTATGCGTACAGCAACCAAACTAAACTTATCCACACGCGAAACGCCCCAATCGGTGACCGTGCTGACCGATCAAAAACTGGAAGATTTAGGCGTCACCTCTTACCAAGAGATGCTCAGTTACGTCACGGGTGTCTCGATCAATCGTTGGGATGAGAGAATTTACCCAACGGCACGGGGCTTTGATGTCGATTATTATCTGCTGGATGGCATGCCAACCTACACAATTTCCGATACGACTGCAAGCGATATTGATCTCTCCATTTACGATCGCGTTGAAGTCGTTAAAGGTGCCAATGGCTTGATGACGGGAGCTGGCAACCCCGCCGTTGGACTCAATTTTATTCGTAAACATGCCAATTCCAAAGAGGTCAAAGGCGAAGTCGAAGTCTCTGCTGGCTCATGGGATGCTTACAGTTCTACGATGGATGTTTCAGCGCCACTTAATGAAGAGGGAAATATCAGAGGACGTCTTGTCGCCAAACATGAAGATAAAAAATCATTTATGAACGGCTATGAAAAAACAAATGACATCGTTTATGGCGTTGTGGATATGGACTTAACGGAGACCACGTACCTCTCCATCGCAGCAGAGTATCAAAAACTGGATCGTAGTGGCATTCGTTGGGGTGGGTTGCCTGCGTTTTACAGTGATGGTACGCGAACCAATTTTTCAAGATCTCAAACGGTCAGCGAAGATTGGACCTATTGGAACAGCGAAACAAAAGCGCTTTATCTTGATTTTAAGCAGTACCTTTACAACGACATCTCGTTTAACCTTGCCTATTCGTACCGCAAACTCTACAGCGATACGTCGCTACTCTATTTTGGTGGAACGGTGGATAAAGATTCGGGGACGGGTGAAGGCTATGTTTATCGCTATGTCAATGATGCGCTTTATAACGAGCAAAATATCGATGTTTATATCTCTGCACCGTTTGAATTAGCGAATCTCAATCATGAAATTATCTTTGGCGTTATGCGCAATACATCCGATATGAAATACAATAAATGGGGTATGGATTATCCTGTATCCTCTCTGGCGAGCCCTGTTATGAATTTATATGCTATCAATGTAGCGAATCCTAATTTATCGATGGATTATGCAACGACTCCTGATAAAACCACGCAAACGGGAACCTATATCGCTGGTAAATTCTCATTGATGGAGGACTTAAAACTTGTGACAGGTCTTAGAATTTCGGATTGGAAATACAAAAGCGATACGGGAGCTGGAGATAAAGAGTTTACCAACGAACTAACCCCATATGCAGGGCTCATTTACGATCTCAATGACAATCACTCGATTTACGTCAGTTACACCGATATTTTTAAACCGCAAAGTTACAAAGATATAAGCGGAAATTATCTTGATCCTATTGTTGGAAAAAATTACGAAACGGGCATAAAAGGTGAATACTTTGATAAACGCTTAAACGCGTCACTTTCCGTCTTTAGGGTTGAGCAAGACAATGTCGGCGAAGTGACCAGCCAGTTTGTTCCAGGCTCTACCGATTATGCGTACGAAGCCGTCGATGGCGTTGTGAGTAAAGGGTTTGAAATCGATATTAACGGCGAAATAACCGATAACTGGAATATGGGCTTTGGAATCGCCAATTTTGAAGCTAAGGATGCAGATGGCAACAAAATTTCAACGAAAGCTTCTCGCACGATGGCAAATCTCTTTACCAAATACACCATTCAAAAATTCGGTTTTGGTCTGGGGCTGAACTATCGAAGTAAAATCTACACGGGAAGTGGTGCAACCGAAATCACCCAAGATGCGTATATCTTAACCAACGCGATGGTTTCATACGATGTGGATAAACATATGAAACTCCAACTCAATGTGAATAATATTTTTGATAAAGAGTATTACGAAGGTATCGGCTCAGATGGCATGGTGTATGGCTCACCACGCAATGCTACGCTTAGCTTTAAATACACATTTTAA
- a CDS encoding RNA polymerase sigma factor: MIQYYKELLFFIKSRIPNKDYAQDLVQESYMKAIALQNSQEILNKRALLYKIAKNLMIDKARKNFNLQEVLYEEHAYTAKTVEPEEVLLEQDRQKTLMRALQTLPQKRKEAFVLHVLEGYSRDEVSQMMGISIDAVEKHLSRASIELKEKIKRKEGGF; the protein is encoded by the coding sequence ATGATTCAGTATTATAAAGAATTATTGTTTTTTATTAAGAGCAGAATCCCTAATAAAGATTATGCGCAAGATCTTGTTCAAGAATCGTATATGAAAGCCATTGCTCTGCAAAATAGCCAAGAGATCCTCAACAAACGGGCACTACTGTATAAAATCGCAAAAAATCTTATGATCGATAAAGCCCGTAAAAACTTTAACCTCCAAGAAGTCCTGTATGAAGAGCACGCATACACCGCAAAAACCGTTGAGCCTGAAGAGGTGTTGCTTGAACAAGATCGTCAAAAAACACTGATGCGAGCGCTTCAAACGCTGCCTCAAAAACGTAAAGAAGCCTTTGTTTTACATGTACTCGAAGGCTACAGCAGGGATGAAGTTTCGCAGATGATGGGCATTTCCATCGATGCGGTTGAAAAGCATCTCTCACGTGCCAGCATAGAACTCAAAGAGAAGATCAAACGTAAAGAGGGTGGTTTTTGA
- a CDS encoding PepSY-associated TM helix domain-containing protein, producing the protein MNEEAKKIFKQRLQRIHVAVGINISLLLYVAVFFGIFAILLPFVQVWEKPSRHYAMPNVEKVDYSAMIDPVLADPDYPQVNGITISLPGSMHDPALRISTMFMKTKVFNPNTAQEVENEDEQSQLARFLNHMHYGRPFKLFGYLVFGFTAVAAMFLIIGGLMLIWKINYKNSGKNAQSKFAKWHRKIFTWVFPPFIIITLTGALMNIGYSASAPMAFLASKGETFETWKLVGPVLFPNLTRIEKKNDTVAMLSMNEILLKAKAIMPEVQIHKITLSNWRDSSAQAKVEGYNPYMPFLNGISNEPSVTLSGVDGSLIAQHKVMDKHWSGLFYDAIFFLHFLFGVDTVTRLFIASLMIVSAFALGFGVLLYMEKQARQFPQNVPIYHWMGKLSLSVMVGVIPATGLLFALQWSLPFDLPERFFWHKSAFALFWTATLTWSFYRLNSYQTAKEFLKLGGVLFFISPLIHFYTSGFSPLRLWQEGMMSILSVDIGLFVVGTLLLWIGFKLPQEQEKIQAFWTQKFQLKD; encoded by the coding sequence ATGAACGAAGAGGCAAAAAAGATTTTTAAACAACGCCTCCAACGCATTCATGTTGCGGTGGGCATTAACATTTCGCTGCTGCTTTATGTGGCTGTTTTCTTTGGGATTTTTGCCATTTTGCTGCCCTTTGTTCAGGTGTGGGAGAAGCCTTCGCGCCATTATGCGATGCCCAATGTCGAAAAAGTGGACTACTCTGCGATGATCGATCCTGTGCTTGCCGATCCTGATTATCCGCAAGTTAATGGCATTACCATCAGCCTTCCAGGCTCCATGCACGACCCAGCGCTTCGCATCTCAACGATGTTTATGAAAACCAAAGTGTTCAATCCCAACACCGCACAAGAGGTGGAAAACGAAGACGAACAGTCTCAACTCGCACGCTTTTTAAACCATATGCACTATGGCAGACCGTTTAAACTCTTTGGCTACCTTGTTTTTGGCTTTACTGCCGTTGCGGCGATGTTTTTGATTATCGGCGGACTGATGCTTATTTGGAAAATCAACTATAAAAACAGCGGCAAAAATGCCCAAAGTAAGTTTGCCAAATGGCACCGCAAGATTTTTACATGGGTCTTTCCACCGTTCATCATCATCACACTCACGGGAGCGCTGATGAACATCGGCTACAGTGCTTCAGCGCCGATGGCATTTCTGGCATCCAAAGGCGAAACCTTTGAGACGTGGAAACTGGTAGGCCCTGTGCTTTTTCCCAATCTTACACGCATAGAGAAGAAAAACGACACGGTTGCTATGCTTTCGATGAATGAGATTTTACTCAAAGCCAAAGCGATCATGCCTGAGGTTCAAATCCATAAAATTACGCTCAGCAACTGGAGAGATTCGAGTGCGCAAGCCAAAGTCGAAGGCTACAATCCTTATATGCCATTTTTAAACGGTATTTCTAATGAACCAAGCGTGACGCTGAGTGGCGTTGATGGCAGTCTTATTGCGCAACATAAGGTGATGGATAAACACTGGTCTGGGCTTTTTTACGATGCGATCTTCTTTTTGCATTTTCTTTTTGGGGTTGACACCGTTACGAGGCTTTTTATCGCCTCACTCATGATTGTTTCTGCCTTCGCATTGGGCTTTGGTGTGCTGCTTTACATGGAAAAACAGGCGCGCCAATTTCCGCAGAATGTTCCCATCTACCACTGGATGGGTAAGCTCTCTCTCAGCGTTATGGTCGGTGTTATCCCCGCAACGGGACTCTTGTTTGCGCTGCAATGGAGCTTGCCGTTTGATCTACCTGAGCGCTTTTTCTGGCATAAAAGTGCCTTTGCGCTGTTTTGGACCGCGACATTGACGTGGTCGTTTTACCGTCTTAACTCCTACCAAACGGCAAAAGAGTTTTTAAAACTGGGCGGAGTTTTATTTTTCATTAGCCCCCTCATTCACTTTTACACCAGTGGTTTTTCACCGCTTCGCTTGTGGCAAGAGGGCATGATGAGCATTTTAAGTGTGGATATAGGGCTGTTTGTTGTAGGCACTTTGCTGCTTTGGATCGGTTTTAAACTCCCGCAAGAGCAAGAGAAAATTCAAGCATTTTGGACACAAAAATTTCAACTGAAGGATTGA
- a CDS encoding TorD/DmsD family molecular chaperone — MKTIQPHTSSRLDEVKHLRDIFNAQNSKELKVAFDALNASIEISEEDLEVQFNRYFIGPMEPIADPFASIYIDDPDVVMSKSTLHVRELYETMGFTYPLKNIIPDDHLGVELDAYYQLLYLEEAKEITYLSDLRHYFLHEHLSLWVPRFIARALEHSEHDSKAMTFILLQLKSLLIRETTTQGVTA, encoded by the coding sequence ATGAAAACGATTCAACCGCACACTAGTTCAAGACTGGACGAGGTCAAACATCTTCGGGATATCTTCAATGCTCAAAATTCCAAAGAGCTTAAAGTTGCGTTTGATGCACTGAATGCTTCCATTGAAATTTCGGAAGAGGATTTGGAAGTGCAGTTCAATCGTTATTTTATAGGTCCGATGGAGCCTATCGCCGATCCGTTTGCTTCCATTTACATCGATGATCCTGATGTGGTGATGTCAAAAAGTACCTTACATGTAAGGGAATTATACGAAACGATGGGCTTTACGTATCCACTTAAAAACATCATTCCCGATGATCATTTAGGCGTTGAACTGGATGCTTACTACCAACTACTCTATCTTGAAGAGGCGAAAGAGATAACCTATTTAAGTGACCTTCGTCACTATTTTTTACATGAACACCTAAGCCTTTGGGTGCCGCGCTTCATAGCGCGCGCCTTAGAGCACAGTGAGCATGACTCCAAAGCCATGACCTTTATTTTATTACAGCTCAAATCGTTATTGATAAGAGAAACTACTACACAAGGAGTTACCGCATGA
- a CDS encoding ferredoxin-thioredoxin reductase catalytic domain-containing protein: MITKIDMNSPEFLAEFEKTETFTDKVCEQFGFAYTPLTEVKESIQQGLTRNKLIYGKRYCPCFMVIGSTPEEQAKADNRLCPCTPALTVEIPQKGKCHCTIFCTPEHARELAQEENTEEVAHTHTRGLSKEECEVLMKKEQLDGSELEALLEAREQGCVKFNLVDTREWMEWIGNRIKGTDFLIPTTSFHNAMEQLNGKENTPVILYCYSGSRSAYCQRILKHMGFKTVLNLEYGIMAYDGETQSGE, encoded by the coding sequence TTGATAACTAAAATAGATATGAATTCACCCGAATTTCTAGCAGAATTTGAAAAAACAGAGACATTTACCGACAAAGTATGCGAGCAATTTGGATTCGCCTACACCCCACTCACCGAAGTTAAAGAGTCCATCCAACAAGGCTTAACACGTAATAAACTGATCTATGGAAAACGCTATTGTCCCTGTTTTATGGTCATCGGAAGCACACCTGAAGAACAAGCCAAAGCGGATAACCGTTTATGCCCCTGTACGCCTGCACTCACGGTAGAAATCCCTCAAAAGGGCAAATGCCACTGCACGATTTTCTGCACCCCAGAGCACGCACGCGAACTCGCCCAAGAAGAAAATACAGAAGAAGTAGCGCATACGCATACTCGCGGTCTCAGCAAAGAAGAGTGCGAAGTCTTGATGAAAAAAGAGCAACTCGATGGCAGTGAACTTGAAGCGCTCCTAGAAGCCAGAGAACAAGGCTGCGTGAAGTTCAACCTTGTCGACACACGCGAATGGATGGAGTGGATAGGAAACCGCATCAAAGGCACCGACTTTTTGATCCCCACGACCAGCTTTCACAATGCTATGGAGCAGTTAAACGGTAAAGAGAACACACCTGTCATTTTATACTGCTACAGCGGAAGCAGAAGTGCGTATTGTCAACGTATTTTAAAACACATGGGTTTTAAAACCGTGCTCAATCTCGAATACGGCATTATGGCGTACGATGGGGAAACGCAGAGCGGGGAGTAA